One Nitrospira sp. genomic region harbors:
- a CDS encoding HEAT repeat domain-containing protein, translating to MYRYSVFISIIVSWTLILWSAPAGAYREYFTAEQKAQLDKIQVVLVETLALTDKGAGDPGPLSSVVSRRLGEVGYSVVQDASKTHDAVFRVKCEQRKTWEGTASSGGDNDLPDAPSRLWKGPACQLTYALGGMKIKWQKEVRTDFEDASAAAQAVQAGDPGSFAMARLKDQLEKYEFPLVLAAEWGHADRLLKLMDSSETSLPRKVKIISLLGEMQADEALPKLKQVLQDRDLAKQALVAMGNLGKEGIPLLVDVMNTSTMVDMQASAAKGLGQLGGVHGDASVVLPLLAKLQDPKTDWTVLTEVAWALGKIPDKRSIQPLYDLDKKLQKLRDPDNQALKKLKEAVFWAIKQCDTWDQYS from the coding sequence ATGTATCGCTACTCTGTCTTTATTTCCATCATCGTCAGTTGGACCCTGATCCTATGGAGTGCTCCGGCTGGGGCGTATCGGGAGTATTTTACCGCTGAACAGAAAGCGCAGCTCGATAAGATTCAAGTAGTGCTCGTCGAGACGCTCGCTCTGACCGATAAGGGAGCGGGTGATCCCGGTCCATTGTCTTCGGTCGTGTCGCGCCGTCTCGGCGAGGTCGGCTACAGCGTGGTGCAGGATGCCTCGAAGACGCATGATGCGGTATTCCGAGTGAAATGCGAACAGCGCAAGACCTGGGAGGGCACGGCCTCTTCGGGGGGAGACAATGATCTGCCTGACGCCCCTTCTCGCCTCTGGAAAGGCCCGGCCTGCCAGCTGACGTATGCCTTAGGCGGGATGAAGATCAAATGGCAGAAGGAAGTCCGCACAGATTTTGAGGATGCCTCTGCCGCCGCTCAGGCTGTTCAGGCCGGAGATCCCGGCAGTTTTGCCATGGCGCGTCTAAAGGATCAGCTTGAGAAGTATGAGTTCCCGTTGGTTCTCGCAGCCGAATGGGGCCATGCCGACCGATTGCTGAAGCTGATGGATTCTTCAGAGACGAGTCTTCCCAGGAAGGTAAAGATTATTTCGCTGTTGGGGGAAATGCAGGCGGATGAGGCTTTGCCGAAGCTGAAGCAGGTACTCCAGGATCGTGATCTGGCCAAGCAGGCCCTGGTGGCGATGGGTAACCTGGGGAAGGAAGGGATTCCGCTGCTCGTGGATGTCATGAATACGTCCACAATGGTGGATATGCAGGCCTCTGCCGCGAAGGGTTTGGGACAATTGGGCGGCGTGCACGGCGACGCGTCAGTTGTTCTTCCTTTGCTGGCCAAGCTGCAAGATCCGAAAACCGATTGGACGGTGCTGACCGAAGTGGCTTGGGCGTTGGGTAAGATTCCCGACAAGCGGTCGATCCAACCACTCTATGATTTGGATAAGAAGCTGCAGAAACTGCGGGATCCGGACAATCAGGCGCTAAAGAAATTGAAGGAAGCCGTTTTTTGGGCGATCAAGCAATGCGATACCTGGGATCAATACAGCTAG
- a CDS encoding OmpA family protein, whose protein sequence is MNGKRFLTGSLCLVGVIASGCSGNPVCCDGGYEYRHRNAVPVAEATADDRDERLAALERDRQRQLAATAELHDQVAELQRQLATRQEPPLTKTYDDLLTLLRPEIERGTITVQQSGDQITIHLADRLLFESGADQLKPAGADVLRKVGRLLHSVPDRHLRVTGHTDNVPIGGKLIERFPTNTVLSRTRAGHARQALEQGGAPADHITAEGYGESRPLASNATEDGRRKNRRVEIVVLPK, encoded by the coding sequence ATGAACGGGAAACGCTTCCTCACAGGATCCCTTTGTCTTGTCGGTGTCATCGCCAGCGGCTGTTCAGGCAACCCTGTGTGCTGCGACGGCGGGTATGAATATCGTCACCGGAACGCTGTCCCAGTGGCAGAGGCAACAGCCGACGACCGTGACGAACGCCTCGCGGCCCTCGAGCGGGATCGCCAACGCCAACTGGCGGCCACTGCGGAACTTCACGATCAAGTCGCCGAGCTCCAGCGACAATTAGCCACACGCCAGGAACCGCCGTTGACCAAAACCTATGATGACCTGCTAACGCTACTGCGCCCCGAGATCGAACGCGGGACGATTACCGTCCAGCAATCCGGGGATCAGATCACCATCCATCTGGCAGACCGCTTGTTGTTTGAATCAGGAGCCGACCAGCTGAAGCCGGCAGGGGCTGACGTGCTCCGAAAAGTCGGCCGCCTTCTCCACAGCGTCCCGGACCGCCATCTTCGCGTCACCGGACATACGGACAATGTCCCGATCGGTGGAAAACTGATCGAGCGTTTTCCCACGAACACGGTGCTCTCACGCACCCGGGCAGGCCATGCTCGGCAGGCGTTAGAGCAGGGGGGAGCCCCCGCCGACCACATCACGGCAGAAGGCTATGGGGAAAGCCGACCCTTGGCCAGCAACGCCACGGAAGACGGGCGGCGGAAGAATCGTCGCGTCGAGATTGTAGTCTTGCCCAAATAG
- a CDS encoding DsrE family protein: MKTAIIILSDPKSGSEEALGRVFNALALASECKQKGDEVAVVFNGAGTRWPAELTKLSHPTNGLYNAVRDVVQGASCGCAEVFGAMEGVKACGVPIVKDHALAGTAGLLSLRRYLAEGWQTIVF, encoded by the coding sequence ATGAAGACTGCCATCATCATTCTGTCCGATCCGAAGAGTGGTTCCGAAGAAGCGCTTGGGCGAGTCTTTAATGCGCTGGCCCTGGCGTCCGAATGTAAACAGAAGGGCGACGAAGTCGCCGTGGTGTTTAACGGCGCCGGCACGCGCTGGCCGGCTGAGCTGACCAAGCTCTCGCATCCGACCAATGGTCTCTACAATGCCGTTCGCGATGTCGTGCAAGGCGCCTCATGCGGTTGTGCGGAGGTCTTTGGAGCGATGGAAGGTGTTAAAGCTTGCGGAGTCCCGATTGTGAAAGACCATGCATTGGCCGGGACAGCAGGCCTCTTAAGTTTGCGGCGCTACCTGGCGGAAGGCTGGCAGACGATCGTATTTTGA
- a CDS encoding response regulator transcription factor, with product MPRPSTPPPIRVVPVDDSAFAREGLRAILKLDRGIQVVGEAGSRARAIEEIHRTKPDVVIMDMRLPDGTGSDACRDILSAFPRMRVLFFSAYSDDRDLYNAVMAGGHGYLTKDVGAKDLLRAIKTIAAGRSLLGPKETAHILAWMKDTVMNAPAVLPPSISPFDQRLLSMLAEGATNKDIAASFKQHPNAITKLLSTLYKKLRVSRRTQAVHYFVTQLRPHQDTRDVGSNTTRRKG from the coding sequence ATGCCAAGACCCAGCACACCTCCTCCTATTCGAGTCGTTCCGGTCGATGATTCGGCCTTCGCGCGTGAGGGACTCAGGGCCATCCTCAAATTGGATCGAGGGATTCAGGTGGTTGGCGAAGCCGGCAGCAGAGCCCGCGCCATTGAAGAAATCCATCGTACCAAGCCCGATGTCGTGATTATGGATATGCGCTTGCCCGATGGCACGGGATCCGATGCCTGCCGAGACATTCTTTCGGCGTTCCCCCGTATGCGAGTCCTGTTCTTCTCCGCCTACAGCGACGACCGCGACCTCTATAACGCGGTCATGGCCGGCGGGCACGGGTACCTGACCAAAGATGTCGGAGCCAAAGACCTCCTCCGCGCGATAAAGACGATCGCCGCAGGGCGATCTCTTCTTGGGCCCAAAGAGACGGCCCACATCCTCGCCTGGATGAAGGACACTGTAATGAATGCTCCAGCCGTCCTCCCGCCGAGCATTTCGCCGTTCGACCAGAGGCTTCTTTCGATGCTGGCTGAGGGAGCCACGAACAAAGACATCGCCGCCTCTTTCAAGCAACACCCCAACGCCATCACTAAACTCCTGTCGACGCTCTATAAAAAGCTACGCGTCAGTCGACGGACCCAAGCGGTTCACTATTTCGTCACCCAGCTCCGCCCGCATCAAGACACCCGCGATGTGGGCAGCAACACCACACGCAGGAAAGGATAG
- a CDS encoding Rab family GTPase, giving the protein MIQKKICLLGGFAVGKTSLIRRFVTGMFSEQYHTTIGVTIEKKTLLVDDRDVTLMIWDLYGEDDFQKMRESYLRGSSGYILVADGMRRSTLDTAESLHQLAQSTLGPVPFVLIVNKADQLQEWEIDEATLAQLRHKGWLVFTGSAKTGDGVPELFMRLTHTILEAA; this is encoded by the coding sequence ATGATTCAAAAGAAGATCTGTCTCCTGGGTGGATTCGCCGTCGGAAAGACCAGCCTCATCCGCCGTTTCGTGACGGGCATGTTTTCGGAGCAGTACCACACGACCATCGGCGTGACGATCGAAAAGAAAACGCTCCTCGTCGACGACCGGGACGTGACCCTGATGATTTGGGATCTCTATGGAGAAGACGATTTTCAGAAAATGCGGGAGTCCTATTTGCGAGGCTCATCCGGCTATATCCTCGTCGCCGACGGCATGAGGCGGTCTACCCTGGATACGGCGGAATCCCTGCACCAATTGGCCCAATCCACACTCGGTCCCGTGCCTTTCGTCCTCATCGTGAACAAGGCCGATCAACTCCAGGAATGGGAAATCGACGAGGCGACACTCGCACAACTGCGACACAAGGGATGGCTCGTGTTCACGGGAAGCGCCAAGACCGGCGACGGGGTGCCGGAACTCTTTATGCGGCTCACGCACACAATTCTAGAAGCCGCCTAG
- a CDS encoding OmpA family protein: MKSIRISILGLGLLSIAGNAAAIDWNAICCDGGYEYRHRNQWDADNASKDMAARLAALEKERQRLADELAAAKKENGALSDRVRALESQLADRDRELAALRSSAGDSSKLASQLSSTQSDLNQSKARTAELERQLAAAQASAGGDKDKLAADLAAAQSQLTALQAGAGDKEKLVTELAAAKQRNADLTSQLAAMGGAAGDKDKMAADLAACRQRVAELEKMLADRDKELAGLRGDLSSEMAKLKEAQRGLIRALKPQIDKQTIAVDLNNERLLINLASGYLFGSGEDQLKPAGADALKQVGAILKDFPEYKVAVDGHTDNRPIKSSLKKTFPTNKELSEARAANAAKALTEGGLGAATTHGYADTKPVGPNTTDAGRAKNRRVEIRVTK; this comes from the coding sequence ATGAAATCGATTCGCATATCCATTCTGGGCCTCGGCCTTCTCTCGATCGCAGGCAATGCCGCCGCGATTGATTGGAACGCCATCTGTTGTGACGGCGGCTATGAATACCGTCATCGTAATCAGTGGGATGCCGACAACGCCTCCAAAGACATGGCCGCTCGGCTCGCCGCGCTGGAAAAGGAACGGCAGCGGCTCGCCGACGAGCTCGCTGCGGCCAAGAAAGAAAACGGAGCGCTCAGCGACCGTGTAAGGGCGCTCGAAAGCCAACTGGCTGATCGTGACCGGGAATTGGCCGCTCTCCGCTCAAGCGCCGGTGACTCTTCGAAGCTCGCGAGCCAACTCTCTTCCACACAAAGCGACCTCAATCAATCGAAAGCCCGAACGGCAGAATTGGAACGGCAGTTGGCCGCCGCCCAGGCATCTGCAGGCGGCGACAAAGATAAACTGGCAGCCGATCTCGCAGCAGCCCAGTCACAACTCACCGCGCTTCAAGCCGGAGCCGGGGACAAAGAGAAACTGGTCACAGAACTCGCCGCAGCCAAACAGCGCAACGCGGACCTCACCTCTCAGCTCGCCGCCATGGGCGGGGCCGCCGGTGATAAAGACAAGATGGCAGCCGATCTCGCCGCCTGCAGACAACGCGTCGCGGAACTCGAGAAGATGTTGGCGGATCGGGACAAAGAGCTCGCGGGCCTCCGTGGTGATCTGTCCTCTGAGATGGCGAAATTGAAAGAAGCGCAGCGCGGCTTGATCCGAGCCTTGAAGCCGCAGATCGACAAGCAGACGATCGCCGTCGATCTGAATAACGAGCGATTGCTCATCAACCTGGCGTCAGGCTACCTGTTCGGCTCGGGAGAAGATCAACTGAAACCGGCGGGCGCCGATGCGCTGAAGCAGGTTGGTGCCATCCTCAAAGATTTCCCTGAATATAAAGTGGCGGTGGACGGACATACGGACAACCGGCCGATCAAGAGCTCGCTGAAAAAGACGTTCCCGACGAACAAGGAACTCTCTGAAGCACGGGCGGCCAACGCGGCTAAAGCCCTGACAGAAGGTGGCTTGGGCGCGGCTACGACACACGGCTATGCCGACACCAAGCCCGTGGGTCCGAATACGACCGACGCAGGCCGGGCAAAGAACCGCCGGGTCGAAATCCGCGTCACCAAGTAA
- the mscL gene encoding large conductance mechanosensitive channel protein MscL has product MLKEFKEFAMKGNVVDMAIGVIIGGAFGKIVSSLVSDVMMPPLGLLMGKVDFSSLFINLSGTPQPSLIAAKAAGAPTINYGVFLQATFDFIILAFVIFLLVKQMNRFKKEAPPAPPAGPTNEEKLLMEIRDALKGKH; this is encoded by the coding sequence ATGTTAAAAGAATTTAAAGAGTTCGCCATGAAGGGAAACGTCGTCGATATGGCTATCGGTGTCATCATCGGCGGCGCGTTCGGGAAAATCGTGTCATCGCTCGTGAGCGATGTGATGATGCCTCCCCTGGGACTGCTGATGGGAAAGGTGGACTTCTCCAGCCTGTTCATCAATCTCTCCGGCACACCGCAGCCCTCGCTGATCGCCGCCAAAGCCGCTGGAGCACCCACCATCAACTACGGGGTCTTTCTGCAGGCCACTTTCGACTTTATCATCCTCGCCTTCGTGATCTTTCTGCTGGTGAAGCAGATGAACCGCTTCAAGAAAGAAGCCCCTCCGGCGCCGCCGGCCGGCCCGACGAATGAAGAAAAGCTGCTCATGGAGATTCGCGACGCCCTCAAGGGGAAGCACTAA
- a CDS encoding pyridoxamine 5'-phosphate oxidase family protein encodes MATKYLDLMFTDAVCRAQTQYYGQAGKIAGAPDRDLLGPAEAEFIAMRDSFYIGSISESGWPYIQHRGGPVGFLRLIDGRTLVFADYKGNRQLLSTGNVSVNDRVALFLMDYKNRARLKILGHARFEDALVHPELIEQVTDLKMRSSVERLVFIDVVSFDWNCPKYISPRYSAEEVEELAGPLRKRIAELEAELHTKKS; translated from the coding sequence ATGGCAACGAAGTATCTCGATCTGATGTTCACGGATGCCGTGTGCCGCGCGCAGACCCAGTATTACGGACAGGCTGGCAAGATTGCGGGCGCTCCTGATCGTGATCTATTGGGGCCAGCAGAAGCTGAATTCATCGCGATGCGAGACAGCTTCTATATCGGTTCGATCAGCGAAAGCGGATGGCCCTATATCCAGCATCGCGGCGGGCCTGTAGGATTTCTGCGATTGATCGACGGGAGGACCTTGGTCTTTGCCGACTACAAGGGCAATCGGCAGCTGCTGAGCACAGGCAATGTGTCGGTGAACGATCGGGTGGCGCTCTTTCTTATGGACTACAAGAACCGAGCGCGCTTGAAAATTCTGGGCCATGCCCGTTTCGAAGATGCCTTGGTGCATCCGGAACTGATCGAACAGGTGACGGACCTCAAGATGAGGTCGAGCGTGGAGCGGCTGGTCTTCATCGATGTGGTTTCATTCGACTGGAACTGCCCGAAGTATATTTCGCCGCGTTATTCGGCGGAAGAAGTTGAGGAGCTTGCCGGTCCGTTGAGAAAGCGTATTGCCGAACTGGAGGCAGAACTTCATACTAAGAAATCGTGA
- a CDS encoding DUF481 domain-containing protein: protein MKNLFAALAIFTAVLCGVATAMAADAPAPPLDVVTLKDGSNIYGEVIEMAGGVLVMKTPSSPDNVIKVKWSDVAKLAVNHPIPFHLKEGSVLVGTATAGADGNLNIQSEPLKGSLTVPLDAIGSVNPLVQPPVIYTGSLTGGYSQTTGNSHLKNASLLGDFVARSEQLRLSINGRYVYGDNANTLIARNARGTIKLDFFITKRFYWFASAYFENDRFQDLKMRTALSSGPGYQFIERGDFNGIFKDMTFYTEAGVSFFNEDFRVADDQSSLRARVSMKWNWPLLDDRITFYHYNEFYPSMQNASNYFLTMDNGVRFKIWEGFVSGLQVTTRYNSRPAPGTGDTDNLYLFTLGYSFDTTRKR from the coding sequence ATGAAGAACCTGTTCGCCGCATTGGCAATCTTTACAGCCGTACTCTGTGGGGTCGCCACTGCAATGGCAGCTGATGCTCCCGCGCCCCCACTCGACGTCGTGACCCTCAAGGACGGCAGCAACATCTATGGAGAAGTCATCGAGATGGCAGGCGGCGTGCTCGTCATGAAAACCCCATCCAGCCCTGACAATGTCATCAAGGTGAAATGGAGCGACGTCGCCAAACTCGCCGTCAACCATCCAATCCCGTTTCATCTCAAAGAAGGTAGTGTGCTGGTGGGGACCGCAACGGCCGGAGCTGACGGCAACCTGAATATCCAATCTGAACCGCTCAAAGGCTCGCTCACCGTTCCGCTCGATGCCATCGGATCCGTGAACCCCCTGGTTCAGCCGCCCGTCATTTATACGGGGAGTCTCACGGGAGGGTACTCCCAGACCACCGGCAACAGCCATCTCAAGAACGCCAGCTTGCTGGGAGACTTCGTCGCCCGAAGCGAACAACTCCGGCTTTCGATCAATGGACGCTATGTCTACGGCGACAATGCCAACACACTCATTGCGCGGAACGCCCGCGGGACTATCAAGCTCGACTTCTTCATCACCAAACGATTTTACTGGTTTGCCTCGGCCTACTTCGAGAACGATCGTTTCCAGGACCTCAAGATGCGAACCGCTCTGTCGTCCGGTCCCGGCTATCAATTTATCGAACGGGGAGATTTCAACGGCATCTTCAAAGACATGACCTTCTATACGGAAGCCGGCGTGTCCTTCTTCAATGAAGACTTCCGGGTCGCGGACGATCAGTCAAGTCTCCGTGCCCGCGTCTCGATGAAATGGAATTGGCCGCTGCTTGACGATCGCATCACCTTTTACCACTACAACGAGTTTTACCCCTCGATGCAAAACGCCTCGAACTACTTTTTAACCATGGATAACGGGGTCCGATTCAAAATCTGGGAAGGGTTCGTGAGCGGCCTTCAAGTGACGACGCGATACAACAGTCGGCCCGCGCCAGGCACCGGCGACACCGATAATCTGTATCTCTTCACCCTCGGATACAGCTTCGATACGACCAGGAAGCGATAG
- a CDS encoding sigma 54-interacting transcriptional regulator, with translation MAPSSSPNSLPQNMLETLLQRLGTAVLERVATENRFRLLGDPPLWWATTFKTSPESPIDVGSLAPFLQHFLDESESAWRDDHDRVVRSGPWSHRDLTSNLHHFEATALTASHRPLLLIERIDERFDQIQRLLQQARDQRLLHLDQVKTHERTRTSLTGSLAIATQERDDVLALLQHLDLAAIVTNQEGHVTFISPRCLAWIECPSTTVIGQPWEQSLPLESADRKHLRQTWDAFTPQRGRRPLRLTSTTPRWIEYEIHADPQSAERRIILLHDRTEVHNLRQQLDHQTQFHDLVGRSPAMLQVYQLVRDVARVDSTVLIEGETGTGKELVARAIHYSSPRKDRPFIAANCAGLTDSLLGSQLFGHKRGAFTGAIDDHHGLFESADGGTLFLDEIGDIPTSVQTSLLRVLQEKEITRLGETRPRKVNVRILAATHHNLNEDVIRGTFRADLLYRIRVARIHLPPLRGRRDDIPLLIQALLGQVCATTGKAITDLHPDSLHLLMTYSWPGNVRELKSAVEFAVISARTASLMPSDFPDELHHTQRAHLPSSSQESHHTEPKAQLLQALQQAQGNRTEAAKILGISRATLYRRLLAHHIDVAE, from the coding sequence ATGGCGCCATCCAGCTCACCCAACTCTCTGCCCCAGAACATGCTGGAGACCCTCCTTCAGAGGCTTGGCACCGCAGTTCTCGAACGAGTCGCAACGGAAAATAGGTTTCGCCTGCTTGGAGATCCGCCGCTCTGGTGGGCCACCACATTCAAGACGTCACCGGAGTCTCCCATTGACGTCGGAAGCCTCGCTCCTTTTCTGCAGCATTTCTTGGATGAAAGCGAATCCGCGTGGAGAGACGATCATGACCGAGTGGTTCGCTCGGGCCCATGGAGTCATCGTGACCTGACATCCAACCTGCACCATTTCGAAGCCACCGCGCTGACCGCTTCTCATCGACCACTGCTCCTCATCGAGCGTATCGATGAACGATTCGACCAGATACAGCGGCTCTTACAGCAAGCCCGTGATCAGCGCTTGCTCCATCTCGACCAAGTCAAAACCCACGAACGGACCCGGACATCCCTGACTGGGTCACTTGCCATCGCCACCCAGGAGCGCGACGATGTCCTGGCGCTTCTCCAGCATCTGGATCTGGCCGCCATCGTCACGAATCAAGAAGGCCATGTCACCTTCATCAGCCCGCGCTGCCTTGCCTGGATCGAGTGTCCTTCGACGACGGTCATCGGTCAGCCGTGGGAACAGAGTCTCCCGCTGGAGTCCGCAGACCGAAAGCACCTCCGCCAAACATGGGACGCGTTCACGCCGCAACGCGGCCGACGCCCCCTTCGCTTGACGAGTACGACTCCGCGATGGATCGAATATGAAATCCATGCGGATCCACAATCCGCTGAGCGGCGCATCATCCTCCTGCATGATCGCACAGAGGTCCACAATCTGCGGCAGCAGCTCGATCACCAAACGCAATTCCACGATCTTGTCGGACGCAGTCCTGCCATGTTGCAGGTCTATCAACTCGTCCGCGATGTGGCGCGCGTCGATTCCACCGTCCTCATCGAAGGCGAGACAGGAACCGGGAAGGAACTCGTCGCCAGAGCCATCCATTACTCCAGCCCGCGGAAAGACCGGCCCTTTATTGCCGCCAACTGCGCAGGCTTGACGGATTCACTGCTGGGCAGCCAGCTGTTTGGCCACAAGCGAGGCGCCTTCACCGGCGCGATTGACGATCACCATGGACTCTTTGAATCGGCTGACGGCGGCACCCTGTTCCTGGATGAAATTGGAGATATCCCGACTTCCGTCCAAACCAGTCTGCTCCGGGTCCTTCAAGAAAAAGAAATTACGCGCCTGGGAGAAACCAGGCCGCGAAAGGTGAATGTCCGCATCCTCGCCGCGACGCATCACAATCTCAACGAAGATGTCATTCGCGGCACCTTTCGCGCTGATTTGCTCTATCGCATCCGCGTGGCGCGCATCCATCTGCCTCCGCTGCGAGGTCGACGAGATGACATTCCATTGCTCATACAGGCCTTGCTCGGCCAAGTCTGTGCCACCACAGGCAAAGCCATCACCGACCTGCATCCAGACAGTCTCCATCTGCTCATGACCTACTCCTGGCCCGGCAATGTTCGAGAGCTGAAAAGCGCCGTCGAATTTGCCGTGATCAGCGCCCGCACCGCCAGCCTGATGCCATCTGATTTTCCTGATGAACTCCACCATACCCAGCGTGCCCATCTGCCGTCATCCTCCCAGGAGTCGCACCACACAGAACCAAAAGCGCAATTGCTCCAAGCACTCCAACAGGCTCAGGGGAACCGGACAGAGGCCGCTAAGATTCTCGGGATCAGCCGCGCCACACTCTATCGCCGACTCCTCGCGCACCACATCGACGTGGCCGAGTAG
- a CDS encoding ABC transporter substrate-binding protein, whose product MNEFSRRRFLQLSAATGGALIFSDLIGQVLGVTGRASLAATGEPIKIGILDPLSSPYKTSSIHDVHGANVAVDLFNKRGGVLGRPVVILEADDASNPETAVKVATKFIKEDRVDVLMGTFNADCALVVSELAKKENKLFMVTGSHLPELSGAACNSHTFVFMPHARMLAQAVVPHLVKAYGTRWYMITTSTLDGKAAAQAMAEAAEAYKVELVGEALMPFGSTDFVSAFSAAKAKEPTAIILNLYGWDLVHALKGYGKLELAKEKIGIGGMISGEQIGRPLGYASNAGIWALIWDPKINTESSKRFIQGVIDKYNHTPTSRCYLGYAAMTQILEAIQRAGSTDTVTLIKALEGHEFDGLKEGRSIFRASDHQHVQDVLVGEAFGKELGLGHYKILATVPGLANIGAADQHHCQI is encoded by the coding sequence ATGAACGAGTTCTCACGGAGACGGTTTTTGCAACTGTCCGCTGCGACCGGCGGGGCCTTGATATTCAGCGATCTCATTGGGCAAGTGCTGGGGGTCACGGGTAGGGCGAGTCTTGCCGCCACGGGTGAGCCGATCAAGATCGGCATTCTCGATCCATTGTCCAGTCCCTATAAGACGTCGTCGATTCATGATGTCCATGGCGCCAACGTGGCAGTGGATCTTTTCAATAAACGTGGTGGTGTGCTGGGCCGGCCGGTCGTCATCCTCGAAGCGGATGATGCGTCGAATCCGGAGACGGCCGTGAAGGTGGCGACGAAGTTCATCAAAGAAGACCGGGTCGACGTGCTGATGGGGACCTTCAACGCCGACTGTGCGCTGGTGGTATCGGAATTGGCGAAGAAGGAAAACAAGCTGTTCATGGTGACCGGGTCTCATCTTCCCGAGTTGAGTGGGGCCGCCTGCAATTCCCACACGTTTGTCTTCATGCCTCACGCAAGAATGTTGGCGCAAGCGGTGGTGCCGCATCTGGTGAAGGCCTACGGGACTCGGTGGTACATGATTACGACGAGTACGCTCGACGGCAAAGCCGCCGCGCAGGCCATGGCTGAAGCCGCGGAGGCGTATAAGGTGGAGTTGGTCGGCGAAGCCTTGATGCCTTTTGGATCCACGGACTTTGTGTCAGCCTTCAGCGCGGCCAAAGCCAAGGAGCCTACGGCGATCATTCTCAATCTCTATGGATGGGATCTTGTTCATGCCTTGAAGGGGTACGGCAAGCTGGAATTGGCGAAGGAGAAGATTGGGATCGGCGGGATGATCAGCGGAGAACAGATTGGGCGTCCGCTCGGCTATGCCAGCAATGCAGGAATCTGGGCTCTTATCTGGGACCCCAAGATCAATACCGAGAGCTCAAAGAGATTCATCCAAGGCGTGATCGACAAGTACAACCATACTCCAACCTCCCGGTGCTATTTGGGGTATGCGGCGATGACGCAGATCCTCGAAGCGATCCAGCGGGCTGGTTCAACCGATACGGTAACGCTGATCAAGGCATTGGAAGGACACGAGTTCGATGGGCTGAAGGAAGGACGGTCTATCTTTCGCGCATCGGATCATCAGCACGTGCAAGATGTCCTAGTCGGGGAAGCCTTTGGAAAAGAACTGGGGCTAGGCCATTACAAGATTCTCGCCACGGTGCCGGGTCTCGCCAATATTGGGGCGGCGGACCAGCATCATTGCCAAATATAA
- a CDS encoding ABATE domain-containing protein: MGKSTFLFIGNHLALDFINTEIIVKGERTDLLGDFSTLLSWLVEADVLTPPQSDSIRTTLTHEEGTMWLQRGKHLRTDLRTLAERLATHKPIPESAINSVNGSLSQRPGYLQLVKTKEGFEQRFHSIVDTHKGLMAPIAEAASNLLCDTTPTLIKKCANDACILYFYDNSKNHSRTWCSMQLCGNRMKVASFFERQRRHPKI, from the coding sequence ATGGGGAAATCGACGTTTCTATTTATTGGCAATCATCTGGCGCTTGATTTCATCAACACCGAGATAATTGTGAAGGGCGAGCGAACTGATCTGCTTGGAGACTTCAGCACGTTACTCTCTTGGCTGGTTGAGGCCGACGTCCTTACGCCACCTCAATCAGACTCAATAAGGACGACCCTGACTCACGAAGAGGGCACCATGTGGCTCCAGCGCGGAAAACACCTACGGACCGACTTGAGAACGCTTGCAGAGCGACTCGCCACACACAAGCCTATTCCTGAATCAGCGATAAATTCCGTCAATGGCAGCTTGTCACAGCGACCTGGGTATCTACAGCTCGTGAAAACCAAGGAAGGGTTTGAGCAGCGCTTTCACTCGATTGTCGACACGCATAAAGGCCTGATGGCGCCAATTGCAGAGGCGGCGAGCAACCTTCTCTGTGACACAACCCCGACCTTAATCAAGAAATGCGCGAACGACGCCTGCATCCTTTACTTTTATGACAACTCGAAAAACCACTCGCGCACATGGTGTAGCATGCAACTCTGCGGCAATCGGATGAAGGTTGCCTCCTTTTTCGAGAGACAGCGCCGCCATCCGAAGATTTGA